A genomic region of Desulfomicrobium escambiense DSM 10707 contains the following coding sequences:
- a CDS encoding sigma 54-interacting transcriptional regulator, with protein MTKSVSNEWRPRNKWIVPPGLAEIVRRFRIRCLIDFRKEDYKQSKPLLIQGPTGVGKSLFVDYYASIYKKFYEKTPKIVYINCAALPSELIESLLFGYKKGAFTGARHDTPGYFETIGDGIIVLEEMGEMEKNLQAKLLLAIENRNFSKLGCIKPIELESKIIATTNVKKSEVRDDLWYRFEIFSIPPIHKRRGDILYYINQFDDSLFKILPPGTILSLISYNWPGNVREIERVCRAMDENFEYTAELIGELKETSGLSVTGDKKTRMYYYMSIDESVTSFAFDKADKLKEKLLSAKINHRKIEQCLKFSGLSFECFEGLLIANNQKFNTRTTEKNKHENFEILNILEFREATSGFQIFCKIFFQDEKANHDILELSKFINHKEYDRNLSFNEIPINPTIDLADMCFIEGFKHHDDNIFARCIHTSLITNICQSNIEDAHRWPDIFQEALKCSLKYLTGFENIEITQSSFIEDLYSFNKGNNFLKEYFGNDQGQAYVQEILITDINGKMLEELYLETICNHIGMKRGFQTEIASITGYSDVWVSQNDFLKNLKNDLKKFNKHPRKRIVILE; from the coding sequence ATGACTAAAAGCGTTAGTAACGAATGGCGCCCAAGAAACAAATGGATTGTCCCCCCAGGTCTAGCAGAAATTGTAAGACGGTTCAGAATAAGATGTCTGATAGATTTCCGAAAAGAAGATTACAAACAGTCCAAGCCATTACTTATTCAGGGACCAACAGGAGTTGGTAAAAGTTTATTTGTTGATTACTACGCAAGTATATACAAAAAATTTTATGAAAAAACTCCTAAAATTGTATATATTAACTGTGCAGCATTGCCTTCAGAATTAATTGAGTCTTTATTATTTGGATACAAAAAAGGTGCATTCACTGGGGCACGGCATGATACTCCTGGCTACTTCGAAACCATAGGAGACGGAATCATTGTGCTTGAAGAGATGGGAGAGATGGAAAAAAATCTTCAAGCAAAACTTCTTTTAGCCATAGAAAATCGAAATTTTTCAAAACTTGGTTGCATCAAGCCAATAGAACTAGAAAGCAAAATTATTGCAACCACAAATGTAAAAAAAAGTGAAGTCAGAGATGATTTATGGTATAGATTTGAAATTTTTTCAATCCCACCAATTCATAAAAGAAGAGGTGATATTTTATACTATATAAACCAATTTGACGATTCATTGTTCAAGATACTACCTCCAGGAACCATACTTAGCTTAATTTCTTACAACTGGCCAGGAAATGTAAGAGAAATTGAAAGAGTTTGCCGTGCAATGGATGAAAACTTTGAATACACAGCAGAGCTAATAGGAGAACTTAAAGAAACTTCAGGATTATCAGTAACAGGCGATAAAAAAACTAGAATGTATTATTATATGTCGATTGATGAAAGCGTCACATCTTTTGCATTTGATAAAGCAGACAAGCTTAAAGAAAAACTACTTTCGGCAAAAATTAATCACAGAAAAATCGAACAATGTCTTAAGTTTAGTGGACTCTCTTTCGAGTGCTTTGAAGGGTTACTAATAGCAAATAATCAAAAATTTAACACTCGAACAACAGAGAAGAACAAACACGAGAACTTCGAAATACTAAACATCCTAGAATTTAGGGAAGCAACTAGTGGATTTCAAATTTTTTGCAAAATATTTTTCCAAGACGAAAAAGCGAATCATGACATATTAGAACTTAGCAAATTTATCAATCACAAGGAGTACGATAGAAATTTATCCTTCAACGAGATCCCCATAAATCCAACAATCGATCTTGCCGACATGTGCTTCATAGAAGGATTCAAGCACCATGACGATAATATTTTCGCAAGATGCATTCATACATCACTTATCACTAATATATGTCAATCAAACATCGAAGACGCCCACAGGTGGCCAGATATTTTTCAAGAAGCACTTAAATGTTCATTAAAATATTTAACAGGCTTTGAAAATATTGAAATCACGCAATCCTCGTTTATAGAAGATTTGTATTCTTTCAATAAAGGAAACAATTTTTTGAAAGAATACTTTGGCAACGATCAAGGCCAAGCTTATGTTCAAGAAATTTTGATCACAGACATAAATGGAAAGATGCTCGAAGAGCTATATTTGGAAACAATCTGCAACCACATCGGCATGAAGAGGGGTTTCCAAACAGAAATCGCCAGCATTACGGGCTATTCCGACGTATGGGTGTCACAGAACGATTTTTTAAAAAATTTAAAAAATGATTTAAAAAAATTTAATAAACATCCTAGAAAACGCATCGTCATCCTGGAATAG